In Diadema setosum chromosome 19, eeDiaSeto1, whole genome shotgun sequence, a genomic segment contains:
- the LOC140243012 gene encoding organic solute transporter subunit alpha-like: MAATESSVIFYSEIDNNATSSNKSTGCSDHVSSSGEEMKMILSVPWGLPILISITICAGLTIIMFFHSWMRIRRNIPYGNRRMFLVRLFALFPIYAGTSLAGFYVPKASLIANWGASLYLSSTLYTFVLLIVDYFGGVEPMEHHINGIKVSLSAPPLTCCCPCLPKINFSMTNFHRFRRLVLQTAFIRPVCVFLGAVLWADGIYKPSVIEADSAFVYLNCISLASSLIAVYGLSVIYNATAVPLKNFMVSAKFKAMKCVLIMTNGQNLIIAILVKKNVIPCVGILDSASRGELLYNMLVVYEMFLLTLVFKLYYWHWIISHEYGMKYMSASVADLDEKEAMNVTHERIQDLQEKTSANGSLSNVSKTSSFKSETVV, encoded by the exons ATGGCTGCGACAGAATCGTCGGTGATCTTTTACTCGGAGATCGATAATAATGCCACGTCCAGCAACAAGTCGACAGGCTGCTCGGATCATGTCAGCTCGTCGGGCGAAGAGATGAAGA TGATCTTGTCTGTGCCTTGGGGTCTACCTATCCTGATCTCTATAACCATCTGCGCCGGGCTTACCATCATCATGTTCTTCCACTCCTGGATGAGGATCAGGCGCAACATCCCCTATGGCAACCGGAGGATGTTCCTTGTCCGCCTCTTCGCCCTCTTTCCG ATCTATGCTGGCACATCCTTGGCTGGTTTCTACGTGCCCAAGGCATCGCTAATAGCGAACTGGGGTGCGAGCTT GTACCTGTCTTCCACTCTCTACACATTCGTGCTCCTCATCGTGGATTATTTCGGCGGAGTGGAGCCTATGGAGCACCACATCAATGGTATCAAGGTGTCCCTCTCCGCTCCGCCCCTCACCTGTTGCTGCCCCTGTCTGCCAAAGATTAACTTCTCCAT GACAAACTTTCACCGGTTCAGACGACTGGTTCTTCAGACTGCATTCATCAGACCAGTGTGCGTGTTTCTAGGCGCTGTCCTCTGGGCAGATGGAATTTACAAGCCATCAGTG ATCGAGGCCGACTCCGCCTTCGTCTACCTGAATTGCATCAGTCTCGCGTCCTCCCTCATCGCCGTCTACGGACTCTCGGTCATCTACAACGCCACGGCCGTCCCGCTGAAGAACTTCATGGTGTCGGCAAAATTCAAGGCCATGAAGTGCGTTCTCATCATGACCAACGGCCAGAACTTGATTATTGCCATTCTTGTGAAGAAGAATGTCATTCCGTGCGTCGGGATCTTAGACTCGGCCTCCAGGGGTGAAT TGTTGTACAACATGCTGGTGGTCTACGAGATGTTTCTGCTCACTCTCGTCTTCAAGCTATACTATTGGCACTGGATAATCAGTCACGAGTACGGCATGAAGTACATGTCGGCGTCGGTTGCCGACCTCGACGAAAAGGAGGCGATGAACGTCACTCACGAGCGCATCCAGGACCTGCAAGAGAAAACCAGCGCCAACGGCTCGCTGTCGAACGTCTCGAAGACAAGTTCGTTCAAGAGCGAGACGGTGGTATGA